A region from the Lolium perenne isolate Kyuss_39 chromosome 4, Kyuss_2.0, whole genome shotgun sequence genome encodes:
- the LOC127292333 gene encoding AAA-ATPase At3g28510-like: protein MMESAGASWVGLNSGVVLSLIAVLWTVVWQNLQRLQLPQHFLKRCIGRHARRFAAIVDPYLSVTVAEYDGGGRMRRAEAYEEVKAYLAETTSRDARHLRAEGAKGADRLMLSMVDGEEVADVLLPEEGGGTVFWCAYSKAPPQQQDWRWGGGNQESRHYYRLFFLDRHRDVVLNTYLPRVRREGRAVMVKNRRRKLSTNISSHEWTHVTFEHPKTFATLAMDPAKKKEIVDDLDTFKNGKDYYARVGKAWKRGYLLHGPPGTGKSAMVAAMANHLDYDVYDIELTSVHSNTELRKLFIQTKSKSIIVIEDIDCSLDLTGARGKKKDSEEDNKAAKAGSDGKKDTRSKVTLSGLLNFIDGLWSACGGERIIVFTTNHLEKLDPALIRRGRMDKHIEMSYCGAPAFEFLARTYLGVEEHELFADVGALLQEVDMTPADVAENLTPKSADDDADSCLRGLVAALEKAKEDKANGRGKDKQPDEEDGGVVIAQEQE, encoded by the coding sequence ATGATGGAGTCGGCGGGAGCATCGTGGGTCGGGCTGAACTCCGGCGTGGTGCTGAGCCTGATCGCGGTGCTGTGGACGGTGGTGTGGCAGAACCTGCAGCGCCTGCAGCTGCCGCAGCACTTCCTCAAGCGCTGCATCGGCAGGCACGCGCGCCGCTTCGCTGCCATCGTCGACCCCTACCTCTCCGTCACCGTCGCCGAGTACGACGGCGGGGGGCGAATGCGCCGCGCCGAGGCATACGAGGAGGTCAAGGCCTACCTAGCCGAGACCACCTCCCGCGACGCGCGCCACCTCCGCGCCGAGGGCGCCAAGGGTGCGGACCGCCTCATGCTCAGCATGGTCGACGGCGAGGAGGTGGCCGACGTGCTGCTGCCCGAGGAGGGCGGTGGCACGGTCTTCTGGTGTGCCTACTCCAAGGCGCCCCCACAGCAGCAGGACTGGCGCTGGGGCGGCGGCAATCAGGAGAGCCGTCACTACTACCGGCTCTTCTTCCTCGACCGCCACCGCGACGTCGTCCTCAACACCTACCTCCCGCGCGTCCGCCGAGAGGGCCGCGCTGTCATGGTCAAGAACCGCCGCCGGAAGCTCTCCACCAACATCTCCAGCCACGAGTGGACGCACGTGACGTTCGAGCACCCCAAGACCTTCGCCACGCTCGCCATGGACCCGGCCAAGAAGAAGGAGATCGTGGACGACCTCGACACGTTCAAGAACGGCAAGGACTACTACGCGCGCGTCGGCAAGGCGTGGAAGCGTGGGTACCTCCTGCACGGCCCGCCGGGGACGGGCAAGTCGGCCATGGTCGCTGCCATGGCCAACCACCTCGACTACGACGTCTACGACATCGAGCTCACCTCCGTCCACTCCAACACCGAGCTCCGCAAGCTCTTCATCCAGACCAAAAGCAAGTCCATTATCGTTATCGAGGACATCGACTGCTCCCTCGACCTCACTGGCGCCCGAGGCAAGAAGAAGGATTCTGAGGAAgacaacaaggctgccaaggccggcAGCGATGGCAAGAAGGACACCAGAAGCAAGGTCACGCTCTCCGGCCTGCTCAACTTCATCGACGGGCTGTGGTCGGCTTGCGGCGGCGAGCGGATCATCGTGTTCACCACCAACCACCTCGAGAAGCTGGACCCGGCGCTCATCCGAAGGGGCCGGATGGACAAGCACATAGAGATGTCCTACTGCGGCGCCCCCGCCTTCGAGTTCCTTGCCAGAACCTACCTCGGCGTGGAGGAGCACGAGCTGTTCGCCGACGTCGGTGCTCTGCTGCAGGAGGTGGACATGACCCCGGCCGACGTCGCCGAGAACCTCACGCCCAAGAGCGCCGACGACGACGCCGACTCGTGCCTCCGAGGGCTGGTGGCTGCGCTGGAGAAGGCCAAGGAGGACAAGGCCAACGGACGAGGCAAGGACAAGCAGCCGGATGAAGAAGACGGGGGAGTGGTGATTGCACAGGAACAGGAGTGA